A window from Drosophila nasuta strain 15112-1781.00 chromosome 3, ASM2355853v1, whole genome shotgun sequence encodes these proteins:
- the LOC132793664 gene encoding G-protein coupled receptor 52 has product MPEMSHLQDISKVENLTKAVLISILGVAIVLSNLLIIATYANFKGPTEVINYYLLSLAIADLLCGLLVVPFSVYPALRGEWVYGDIVCRFTGYLEVTLWAVSVYTFMWISVDRYLAVRKPLRYETVQTKTRCQCWMVFTWISAALLCCPPILGYSQPIENNVTHICMLDWGNMAAYSATLAILVLGPSLISIVHNYGYIFVMMRKIRSGEPIHDKEYATALAENLSNPSHMMSFALVFAFWMSWLPWILLRLYEVVTGEVIQSTLINFAVVWIGILNSFWKIVIMTGMSPQFRIALRVFCLTICCKTKGRLQAELIGLDPDD; this is encoded by the exons ATGCCGGAAATGAGCCACCTGCAGGATATTTCGAAAGTGGAGAACCTCACCAAAGCCGTACTCATCTCCATACTGGGCGTGGCGATAGTGTTGTCCAATCTGCTGATCATCGCCACCTATGCCAACTTTAAAG GTCCCACGGAGGTTATTAACTATTATCTGCTATCGCTAGCAATCGCTGACTTGCTATGCGGTCTACTCGTGGTGCCCTTCTCCGTTTACCCCGCCCTGAGGGGCGAATGGGTGTACGGCGATATCGTGTGCCGTTTCACCGGCTATCTGGAGGTCACACTGTGGGCTGTGTCCGTTTACACCTTCATGTGGATCTCGGTGGATCGTTATTTGGCCGTACGCAAACCGTTGCGCTATGAAACGGTGCAAACGAAAACGCG CTGCCAATGCTGGATGGTCTTCACATGGATATCGGCAGCATTACTTTGCTGTCCACCAATTCTAGGCTATTCACAGCCCATCGAGAACAATGTGACGCACATTTGCATGCTGGATTGGGGCAATATGGCGGCATATAGTGCCACATTGGCGATATTAGTATTAGGTCCCAGCCTCATATCGATAGTACACAACTACGGCTACATATTTGTGATGATGCGCAAAATTAGGTCCGGCGAGCCCATACATGATAAAGAATATGCAACTGCATTGGCTGAAAATTTATCGAACCCTAGTCATATGATGTCATTCGCATTAGTCTTTGCATTCTGGATGTCCTGGCTGCCATGGATATTGTTGCGTCTCTATGAGGTGGTCACGGGCGAGGTTATCCAAAGTACTCTTATCAATTTCGCAGTCGTTTGGATTGGtatattgaattcattttggaaaattgtgATTATGACCGGCATGTCGCCGCAATTTCGCATTGCGTTGAGAGTATTTTGCTTAACAATTTGCTGTAAGACTAAGGGCAGATTGCAAGCGGAGCTAATCGGGTTGGACCCAGATGACTAG
- the LOC132793666 gene encoding probable RNA methyltransferase CG11342, whose amino-acid sequence MERRNNNPGAVQYGNFMNYYQFNSAIERVKLLPSKDIWQPKQNDTRTENEPYLVLDVGCNCGVFTQLLQKFLEEQLQRPVHVLGVDIDERLIERAKAENTCLDKISYFTADVLNEEQFDSPVQTYLEQHHRQKFDAICCYSITMWIHLNHHDNGLQFFLHKLSQMAELFVVEPQPWKCYQTAERRLKKTGEVFPLFLELKWRSDVEQQIQKYLEQELCRQSVYESTPTKWQRRICFFR is encoded by the coding sequence ATGGAACGCCGCAACAATAATCCGGGAGCAGTGCAATATGGCAATTTCATGAATTACTATCAATTCAATTCAGCTATCGAACGGGTTAAGCTGCTGCCATCAAAAGATATTTGGCAGCCCAAACAAAACGACACGAGGACAGAAAATGAGCCCTACTTGGTGCTCGACGTGGGCTGCAATTGTGGCGTTTTCACCCAACTGTTACAAAAGTTCCTTGAGGAACAGTTACAGCGACCAGTGCATGTGCTTGGCGTGGACATTGACGAGCGGCTTATCGAACGAGCGAAAGCGGAAAACACGTGTCTCGACAAGATCAGCTATTTTACCGCCGATGTGCTGAATGAGGAGCAATTCGACTCACCTGTGCAGACTTATTTGGAGCAGCATCATCGACAGAAGTTTGATGCCATCTGCTGCTACTCGATTACCATGTGGATTCATCTGAATCATCACGACAACGGTCTGCAATTTTTTCTGCACAAACTGTCCCAAATGGCAGAGCTGTTTGTGGTGGAGCCGCAGCCGTGGAAATGCTACCAGACGGCTGAACGGCGTCTGAAAAAAACCGGCGAGGTTTTCCCGCTATTCCTGGAACTAAAGTGGCGCTCTGATGTGGAGCAACAGATTCAGAAATATCTTGAGCAAGAGCTGTGCCGCCAGAGCGTTTACGAATCGACGCCCACCAAGTGGCAGAGAAGGATTTGTTTTTTCAGATGA